The Myxococcaceae bacterium JPH2 genome includes a region encoding these proteins:
- a CDS encoding AAA family ATPase, with translation MSVTFEAAVASLREALTDAGQGLVEREAMVELVALSAVAEEHLLVIGPPGTAKSEAVRRTARGLGGSYFEYLLGRFTEPSELFGPVDLRKLREGTVETETTGMLPEAEVAFLDEVFLGSTAILNTLLGLLNERTFRRGHTRMRCPLRVCVGAANALPEEPSLAAFADRFLARIFIEPVPDARLEDLLSGGARLWSTSEPRVASMASLDVLTQAAREVELGRVRPHLAHALRTLRGAGIALSDRRVVKTQRLIAAAAVLAGRREPSAADLWPLVYAVPTQEAQALAREVLREQLAASESATLSAAALEASAGPQVRAQRIAAAGHVLLAARPLDSEVEALASWRLKLEGVAREMDAGFAPEARPEALRVLRESLMAALQTASKQERAGSEARVA, from the coding sequence ATGTCGGTCACTTTCGAAGCCGCGGTCGCCTCCCTCCGCGAGGCCCTCACGGATGCGGGGCAGGGGCTCGTCGAGCGCGAGGCCATGGTGGAGCTCGTCGCGCTGTCCGCCGTGGCGGAGGAGCACCTGCTCGTCATTGGCCCACCCGGTACCGCCAAGAGCGAGGCGGTGCGCCGCACGGCGCGGGGACTGGGCGGCTCCTACTTCGAGTACCTCCTGGGACGCTTCACCGAGCCCTCCGAGCTGTTCGGTCCGGTGGACCTGCGCAAGCTGCGCGAGGGCACCGTGGAGACGGAGACCACGGGCATGTTGCCCGAGGCGGAGGTGGCCTTCCTCGACGAGGTGTTCCTGGGCTCCACCGCCATCCTCAACACGCTGCTCGGGCTCCTCAACGAGCGCACGTTCCGGCGGGGACACACGCGGATGCGCTGTCCCTTGCGGGTGTGCGTGGGCGCGGCCAACGCGCTGCCCGAGGAACCGTCGCTGGCGGCCTTCGCGGACCGCTTCCTCGCGCGCATCTTCATCGAGCCCGTGCCCGACGCGCGGCTGGAGGACCTGCTGTCTGGCGGCGCGAGGCTGTGGTCCACCTCGGAGCCGCGCGTGGCGTCGATGGCGTCGCTCGATGTGCTCACCCAGGCCGCGCGCGAGGTGGAGCTGGGGCGCGTGCGGCCACACCTGGCGCACGCGCTGCGCACGCTGCGAGGCGCGGGCATCGCGCTGTCGGACCGGCGCGTGGTGAAGACGCAGCGGTTGATCGCCGCGGCCGCGGTGCTCGCCGGGCGCCGCGAGCCGTCGGCGGCGGACCTGTGGCCGCTCGTCTACGCGGTGCCGACGCAAGAGGCGCAGGCGCTCGCGCGCGAGGTGCTGCGTGAGCAACTCGCGGCCTCGGAGAGCGCCACGCTGTCCGCGGCGGCGTTGGAGGCCAGCGCGGGACCCCAGGTCCGAGCCCAGCGCATCGCCGCGGCGGGACATGTCTTGTTGGCCGCGCGCCCGCTCGACTCCGAGGTCGAGGCGCTCGCGTCCTGGCGACTCAAGCTGGAGGGTGTGGCGCGCGAGATGGATGCGGGCTTCGCGCCGGAGGCCCGTCCCGAGGCGCTGCGAGTCTTGCGCGAGTCGCTGATGGCCGCGCTCCAGACCGCGTCCAAGCAGGAGCGCGCGGGCTCCGAGGCGCGCGTCGCGTGA
- a CDS encoding cupin domain-containing protein — MSGGLYVLEAGAEDRQRPHAEDEVYYAVSGRARLTVGEAVQDIQPGHFVFVPKHVPHRFHDIAERLVLLVLFAPAEGGG, encoded by the coding sequence ATGAGCGGGGGCCTGTACGTGCTCGAGGCGGGCGCGGAGGACCGTCAGCGTCCGCACGCGGAGGACGAGGTGTATTACGCCGTCTCGGGGCGCGCGCGGCTCACCGTGGGCGAAGCGGTCCAGGACATCCAGCCGGGCCACTTCGTCTTCGTGCCCAAGCACGTGCCCCATCGCTTCCATGACATCGCCGAGCGGCTGGTGCTCCTGGTTCTCTTCGCCCCGGCCGAGGGCGGCGGCTAG